From the genome of Marinifilum sp. JC120:
CAGCATTCACACCTATCTGCTCTGATCAATGGCCCGGATACAACCTCGCCCGCGAGCTGTTTGAAATGCATGATGCTGTGATCCTCGGCATCACCACTGACAACGTTCCTTCGCTGCATGCATGGACCACACAAATGGGCAAAGACGGACTCTGGTTCCCGGTCCTGTCTGATTTCTATCCCCACGGTGCCACTGCCGCCAGATACGGAATACTTAGACCCGAAGGTGTTTCAGAGCGGGCGATCTTCATCATCGATAAAAAAGGAGTGCTACGTTATATTGACGTACACGACATAAATAAAAGGCCGGACCTCGGACAAATTATCAAGGCTCTTGAAAAGTTGAACTAATTAAAAGTCTCCATATCCTATGAGAAAGCCGTTCCGTACTCCACGGAGCGGCTTTTCACTTTACTAGCAATGCAAAATCAAACTTTATAACATAGCATACTCCGCACAAACACACAAAGAAAACATTTTGATTCGATAGCCAGCACAAAACTAACAGCATTTCACAAGTAATATACGACGATGGAAACAGTTTTTCCATACAGATATATGCTCAGCAAAGCACAAGTGCTATCTGACACACAGGACACCGTTACTGGTCCATATTGACACACCCCTTCATCACACCCCGCAATGTAACACTTCTATCATTCTTGTTACATTTTTCACATTAGAAAATTCAATATCAAGGACAAAAATGGATCTGAAATGAGTCACCTTCAAAATCGACAAAACCAACTAAGCAGCTAAAATATAAGCCCTTTCATGTTTGGCACACGTCTTGCCTTATAAGAAGCGTTAATAAGTACACGACTAGGCCCAACCTTCAATAACCTATTAAGCTACAAGGATGGACTCACATGGCAGTACGTGAACAAGTAAACGGTTTTTTTATTCCCAGCGTAACCCTTATCGGTATTGGCGCTCACAAAGAAATCCCCGCTCGCATCAAGGCTCTCGGCGGTAAAAAACCCCTGCTCGTAACTGACAAGGGTATCACCGGCGTAGGAATCACCCAGCAGATCGTTGACATTCTCAAAGCTGAAGGTATGGACTGCGTAGTCTACGATGACACCATTCCCAACCCTACTGACAAGAACGTAGCTGACGGCGTAAAAGCTTATCAGGACAACAAATGTGACTCCCTGATCACCCTTGGTGGCGGTAGCTCCCATGACTGCGGTAAAGGCGTAGGCCTTGTTGTTGCCAACGGCGGCAAAATTCATGATTATGAAGGCGTAGACAAATCTACTAAACCCATGCCTCCTTATGTAGCAGTTAACACTACCGCAGGTACTGCTTCTGAAATGACCCGTTTCTGCATCATCACCGATACTTCCCGCAAGGTTAAGATGGCTATCGTTGACTGGCGTGTAACTCCCGGCATCGCACTTGATGATCCGCTGCTGATGATGGGCATGCCTCCGGCACTGACCGCAGCAACCGGTATGGATGCACTGACTCACTCCGTTGAAGCTTGGGTTTCCACCATCGCCACCCCCATCACAGACGCTTGTGCTGAAAAATCCATCCGCCTGATCAACCAGTTCCTGCGCCGCGCAGTAGCTAACGGTCAGGATATCGATGCCCGTGAAGGTATGTGCTACGCCCAGTATCTCGGCGGCATGGCCTTCAACAACGCATCCCTCGGTCACGTACACGCTATGGCTCACCAGCTCGGCGGTTTCTATGACCTGCCTCACGGTGAGTGTAATGCTATCCTGCTGCCCCACGTTGAACAGCACAACCTGATCGCAAATGTTGAGCGTTTCGCTACTCTGGCTGAATGGCTCGGCGTGGACACAAGCGGTATGGACCAGCGCGATGCAGCTGACGCAGCACTCGATGCTATCCGCCAGCTCTCCGCTGACGTTGGTATCCCCGCAGGTCTGAAGGCACTTGGCGAAAAATACGGCAAGAAGGTTTCCGAAAAGGATATCCCGACTATGACTGCCAACGCCCAGAAAGATGCATGTGGTCTCACCAACCCCAGATGTATGACTGACGAAGCTGTTGCAGAAATCTATAAGGCTGCAATGTAAATATAGAAAGTTCCATCCGGCCTGCGAACCTGCAAACCGCAGGCCGGATGTACAAAATACTTTTGTTCACAGGTATGCGGATCATTTTGCATAACAGAGGTCATGGATTGGCAAAGGTCTGATCCGTTTGCCTGTAAACATCCGGCATCGGCGCGCAGGTGGAGCTGCAAACTCATCAGCCGGATGAACAGCGTATTTACGGAGGGGGACAAACTCCCCCTCAGAAATTTACCCCGCGCAGGCCCGGTTGCTTTGAATGCCCGCAATTAAAGCATACGGACCAATGCAAAAATTGTTTCAATCACGTGCGGTCCTAACGGACCGTAAACTCCGGCACCTTGGAAACAAATGCAATCGGGCCTGCTCCTTTCATCCTTCTCTGCATTCTGACATCCTTCATCTAATCAATTCCTTTTACTTAGAGCCACATTTTCTGCTGCCTGATGTTGCAAAAGCGACAAAGTCGTAATATTACACTTGTTGACGACAATTATAATATTGCCGCCATCCTGTTTTTAAATCATTTAAATTTAAGGAAGGTTTCACATGGCAGTACGAGAAGAAGTCAACGGTTTTTTCATTCCCAGCGTAACTCTCATCGGCATCGGTGCGCATAAGGAGATCCCCGCCCGTATCCGCTCACTGGGAGGTCGAAAACCCCTGCTGGTAACAGACAAAGGCATTACCGGCGCAGGCCTGACCGCACAAATTTCTGATATCCTGAAAGCGGAAGGCATGGAACACGTCATCTACGACGAAACAGTCCCCAACCCCACGGACAAAAATGTCATGCAAGGCGTTGAAGTGTACCGCAATAACGACTGCGATTCCCTGATCACCCTCGGCGGAGGCAGCTCCCACGACTGCGGAAAAGGTATCGGCATGGTTGTCGCAAACGGAGGCGCCATCCACGACTATGAAGGATTTGATCTCGGCTCCGGCCCGCTACCGCCCTATGTCGCGGTAAACACCACCGCAGGCACCGCTTCTGAAATGACCCGCTTCTGCGTCATCACTGACACCTCCCGCAAAGTAAAAATGGCTATCTGTGACTGGCGGGTAACCCCGGGCATAGCTCTTGATGACCCTCTGCTCATGATGGGCATGCCCCCCGCTCTCACCGCTGCCACAGGCATGGATGCCCTGACCCACGCAGTAGAGGCTTTTGTCTCCACAATCGCCACCCCCATAACAGACGCGTGTGCCGAAAAAGCTATCAAGCTGATTAATAAATACTTGCGCCGGGCCGTAGCCAACGGGCAGGACATCGAAGCCCGCGAAGGCATGTGTTATGCCCAGTACATGGCCGGAATGGCCTTCAACAATGCCAGTGTGGGACATGTTCATTCCATGGCTCACCAGCTTGGCGGTTTTTACAATCTGCCGCACGGAGAATGCAATGCCATCCTGCTGCCCTATGTTGAGCAGTA
Proteins encoded in this window:
- a CDS encoding iron-containing alcohol dehydrogenase, which gives rise to MAVREQVNGFFIPSVTLIGIGAHKEIPARIKALGGKKPLLVTDKGITGVGITQQIVDILKAEGMDCVVYDDTIPNPTDKNVADGVKAYQDNKCDSLITLGGGSSHDCGKGVGLVVANGGKIHDYEGVDKSTKPMPPYVAVNTTAGTASEMTRFCIITDTSRKVKMAIVDWRVTPGIALDDPLLMMGMPPALTAATGMDALTHSVEAWVSTIATPITDACAEKSIRLINQFLRRAVANGQDIDAREGMCYAQYLGGMAFNNASLGHVHAMAHQLGGFYDLPHGECNAILLPHVEQHNLIANVERFATLAEWLGVDTSGMDQRDAADAALDAIRQLSADVGIPAGLKALGEKYGKKVSEKDIPTMTANAQKDACGLTNPRCMTDEAVAEIYKAAM
- a CDS encoding peroxiredoxin translates to MKRTILCTISILLLACANVQAKVAKEQIFKSAKLKPVDSVLKVKVGETAPDFILPSTSGNEVTLSSYRGKKNVVISFVPAAFTPICSDQWPGYNLARELFEMHDAVILGITTDNVPSLHAWTTQMGKDGLWFPVLSDFYPHGATAARYGILRPEGVSERAIFIIDKKGVLRYIDVHDINKRPDLGQIIKALEKLN
- a CDS encoding iron-containing alcohol dehydrogenase, yielding MAVREEVNGFFIPSVTLIGIGAHKEIPARIRSLGGRKPLLVTDKGITGAGLTAQISDILKAEGMEHVIYDETVPNPTDKNVMQGVEVYRNNDCDSLITLGGGSSHDCGKGIGMVVANGGAIHDYEGFDLGSGPLPPYVAVNTTAGTASEMTRFCVITDTSRKVKMAICDWRVTPGIALDDPLLMMGMPPALTAATGMDALTHAVEAFVSTIATPITDACAEKAIKLINKYLRRAVANGQDIEAREGMCYAQYMAGMAFNNASVGHVHSMAHQLGGFYNLPHGECNAILLPYVEQYNLIAKVDRFAEMALWLGVDTDGLAPRDAADTCLEAIRTLSTDIGIPSGLKELGKRYGKNVSEEDIPIMTANAQKDVCCMTNPRTMSDEAVAAIYKAAM